A genomic window from Denticeps clupeoides chromosome 11, fDenClu1.1, whole genome shotgun sequence includes:
- the fgfr1a gene encoding fibroblast growth factor receptor 1-A isoform X1 has product MNSGLVGSRGSSGMSVLRSVVLLWALVAQTALLQARTSLTDAEHSPRSPMIQTGPANHSAVVGSDVEFDCKVICSAPFSMQWLKRTEVNGSRDGPDYHILKKSGPNTTIEDLEGFFVRNISLEDAGEYMCSVENAFGSWRSSAWLTVYKESALSSEDDEDDESSSEEAKVSSSQKLLPMAPKWAHPDKMEKKLHAVPASKTVKFRCQASGNPTPTLKWFKNGKEFKRDQRIGGFKVREYMYTIIMDSVVPSDKGNYTCVVENQYGSINHTYQLDVVERSPHRPILQAGLPANRTAVVGSDVEFECKVFSDPQPHIQWLKHIEVNGTRKGPDGLPYVRVLKHSGVNSSDTQVLTLYNVTEEDSGEYICKVSNYIGEANQSAWLTVISHMAQAVPPSPVPSQTYLEVLIYCVGFFLICVMVVITVIAKMHSSSKKSDFNSQLAVHKLAKRIPLRRQVTVSVDSSSSLHSGVMLVRPPRLSSSGSPMLSGVSEYELPQDPRWELPRERLVLGKPLGEGCFGQVVMGEAIGLDKDKPNRVTKVAVKMLKSDATEKDLSDLISEMEMMKIIGKHKNIINLLGACTQDGPLYVIVEFASKGNLREYLRARRPPGMEYCYNPDQVPVENMSIKDLVSCAYQVARGLEYLASKKCIHRDLAARNVLVTEDNVMKIADFGLARDIHHIDYYKKTTNGRLPVKWMAPEALFDRIYTHQSDVWSFGVLLWEIFTLGGSPYPGVPVEELFKLLKEGHRMDKPSTCTHELYMMMRDCWHAVPSQRPTFKQLVEDLDRTLSMTSNQEYLDLSMSLDQYSPSYPDTRSSTCSSGEDSVFSHDAGVDEPCLPKFPPHPSRVIFKKR; this is encoded by the exons ATGAACAGTGGTCTCGTCGGCTCTAGAGGCAGCAGCGGGATGTCGGTGCTGAGGAGCGTAGTGCTGCTGTGGGCCCTCGTCGCCCAGACCGCCCTGCTTCAGGCCAGGACAAGTCTCACAGACGCAG aacATTCCCCTCGGAGTCCCATGATACAGACGGGTCCAGCTAATCACTCTGCTGTGGTGGGTAGCGATGTGGAGTTTGACTGTAAAGTCATTTGTAGCGCTCCATTCAGCATGCAGTGGCTGAAACGCACTGAAGTCAATGGGAGCCGCGATGGCCCCGATTACCATATTCTGAAG AAATCTGGACCTAACACAACCATTGAAGACCTAGAGGGTTTTTTTGTACGGAATATATCTCTTGAGGACGCTGGAGAGTATATGTGCTCCGTGGAAAACGCCTTTGGATCGTGGCGTAGTTCAGCCTGGCTGACCGTTTATAAAG AAAGCGCATTATCGTCAGAGGATGACGAAGATGACGAATCTTCTTCAGAAGAGGCAAAAGTGTCCAGCAGCCAAAAGCTACTGC CAATGGCCCCTAAGTGGGCACATCCAGATAAGATGGAGAAGAAGCTGCACGCAGTCCCAGCAAGCAAAACGGTGAAGTTCCGCTGCCAGGCCAGTGGCAACCCCACCCCCACACTGAAATGGTTTAAGAATGGAAAAGAATTCAAGAGGGATCAGCGGATTGGAGGGTTCAAG GTTCGTGAATACATGTATACTATAATCATGGACTCTGTAGTACCCTCAGACAAGGGGAACTACACCTGCGTGGTGGAGAACCAGTATGGAAGTATTAACCATACTTACCAGCTGGATGTGGTTG AGCGTTCCCCACATAGACCCATCCTACAAGCAGGCCTGCCAGCGAACCGCACAGCAGTGGTGGGCAGTGATGTGGAGTTTGAGTGTAAGGTCTTCAGTGACCCACAGCCTCACATCCAGTGGCTGAAGCACATAGAAGTGAATGGGACCCGCAAGGGTCCCGATGGCCTGCCATACGTCCGTGTCCTGAAG CACTCTGGAGTGAACAGCTCAGACACACAGGTGCTGACACTCTACAATGTGACTGAAGAGGATAGCGGGGAGTATATATGTAAAGTGTCCAATTATATAGGGGAGGCCAATCAGTCGGCCTGGCTCACTGTCATCAGCCACATGGCTCAAG CAGTGCCTCCATCTCCAGTGCCCAGCCAGACCTACCTCGAGGTGCTGATCTACTGCGTGGGTTTCTTTCTCATCTGTGTCATGGTGGTCATCACAGTCATTGCCAAGATGCACAGCTCGTCCAAAAAGAGTGACTTCAACAGCCAGTTGGCCGTACATAAACTGGCCAAGAGGATTCCCCTGCGCAGACAGGTAACA GTTTCTGTGGATTCCAGCTCTTCTCTCCATTCTGGGGTGATGCTGGTGCGCCCACCACGTCTGTCTTCCAGTGGGTCGCCCATGCTCTCTGGGGTGTCTGAGTATGAGCTTCCGCAAGACCCGCGATGGGAGCTTCCTCGAGAAAG GCTGGTTCTTGGGAAGCCATTGGGCGAAGGCTGTTTTGGTCAGGTGGTGATGGGAGAGGCCATTGGTTTGGACAAAGACAAGCCCAATCGTGTCACAAAAGTGGCTGTAAAGATGCTAAAGT CTGATGCCACCGAGAAGGACCTGTCCGACTTGATTTCAGAGATGGAGATGATGAAGATCATTGGCAAACACAAGAATATCATCAACCTGTTGGGGGCCTGTACACAAGATG GTCCACTCTATGTAATCGTGGAGTTTGCCTCTAAGGGCAACCTGCGGGAGTACTTGAGGGCCCGTCGCCCGCCTGGCATGGAGTACTGCTACAATCCGGACCAGGTGCCTGTAGAGAACATGTCCATCAAAGACCTGGTCTCATGTGCTTATCAGGTGGCGCGGGGCCTGGAGTACCTGGCGTCGAAAAAG TGTATCCATAGAGATCTGGCTGCACGCAATGTTCTTGTAACAGAGGACAATGTTATGAAGATTGCTGACTTTGGTTTGGCCAGAGACATCCACCACATTGATTATTACAAGAAGACCACCAAT GGACGGTTGCCGGTGAAGTGGATGGCCCCCGAGGCTCTGTTTGACCGGATATACACGCACCAGAGTGACGT GTGGTCTTTTGGTGTCCTCCTCTGGGAGATCTTCACCCTCGGTGGCTCTCCTTACCCTGGCGTGCCGGTTGAAGAGCTCTTCAAGCTGCTGAAGGAGGGTCACCGCATGGACAAGCCCTCCACCTGCACCCACGAACT ATATATGATGATGAGGGATTGCTGGCATGCAGTTCCCTCTCAGAGACCTACATTTAAACAGCTGGTTGAGGATTTGGACCGCACCCTGTCTATGACTTCCAACCAG GAGTACCTGGACCTGTCCATGTCTCTAGACCAGTATTCCCCCAGCTACCCTGATACCCGGAGCTCCACCTGCTCATCTGGTGAGGACTCTGTCTTCTCCCATGACGCTGGGGTGGACGAGCCCTGCTTGCCAAAATTCCCTCCTCATCCCAGCAGAGTGATCTTCAAGAAGCGCTGA
- the fgfr1a gene encoding fibroblast growth factor receptor 1-A isoform X3, translated as MNSGLVGSRGSSGMSVLRSVVLLWALVAQTALLQARTSLTDAEHSPRSPMIQTGPANHSAVVGSDVEFDCKVICSAPFSMQWLKRTEVNGSRDGPDYHILKKSGPNTTIEDLEGFFVRNISLEDAGEYMCSVENAFGSWRSSAWLTVYKESALSSEDDEDDESSSEEAKVSSSQKLLPMAPKWAHPDKMEKKLHAVPASKTVKFRCQASGNPTPTLKWFKNGKEFKRDQRIGGFKVREYMYTIIMDSVVPSDKGNYTCVVENQYGSINHTYQLDVVERSPHRPILQAGLPANRTAVVGSDVEFECKVFSDPQPHIQWLKHIEVNGTRKGPDGLPYVRVLKHSGVNSSDTQVLTLYNVTEEDSGEYICKVSNYIGEANQSAWLTVISHMAQAVPPSPVPSQTYLEVLIYCVGFFLICVMVVITVIAKMHSSSKKSDFNSQLAVHKLAKRIPLRRQVSVDSSSSLHSGVMLVRPPRLSSSGSPMLSGVSEYELPQDPRWELPRERLVLGKPLGEGCFGQVVMGEAIGLDKDKPNRVTKVAVKMLKSDATEKDLSDLISEMEMMKIIGKHKNIINLLGACTQDGPLYVIVEFASKGNLREYLRARRPPGMEYCYNPDQVPVENMSIKDLVSCAYQVARGLEYLASKKCIHRDLAARNVLVTEDNVMKIADFGLARDIHHIDYYKKTTNGRLPVKWMAPEALFDRIYTHQSDVWSFGVLLWEIFTLGGSPYPGVPVEELFKLLKEGHRMDKPSTCTHELYMMMRDCWHAVPSQRPTFKQLVEDLDRTLSMTSNQEYLDLSMSLDQYSPSYPDTRSSTCSSGEDSVFSHDAGVDEPCLPKFPPHPSRVIFKKR; from the exons ATGAACAGTGGTCTCGTCGGCTCTAGAGGCAGCAGCGGGATGTCGGTGCTGAGGAGCGTAGTGCTGCTGTGGGCCCTCGTCGCCCAGACCGCCCTGCTTCAGGCCAGGACAAGTCTCACAGACGCAG aacATTCCCCTCGGAGTCCCATGATACAGACGGGTCCAGCTAATCACTCTGCTGTGGTGGGTAGCGATGTGGAGTTTGACTGTAAAGTCATTTGTAGCGCTCCATTCAGCATGCAGTGGCTGAAACGCACTGAAGTCAATGGGAGCCGCGATGGCCCCGATTACCATATTCTGAAG AAATCTGGACCTAACACAACCATTGAAGACCTAGAGGGTTTTTTTGTACGGAATATATCTCTTGAGGACGCTGGAGAGTATATGTGCTCCGTGGAAAACGCCTTTGGATCGTGGCGTAGTTCAGCCTGGCTGACCGTTTATAAAG AAAGCGCATTATCGTCAGAGGATGACGAAGATGACGAATCTTCTTCAGAAGAGGCAAAAGTGTCCAGCAGCCAAAAGCTACTGC CAATGGCCCCTAAGTGGGCACATCCAGATAAGATGGAGAAGAAGCTGCACGCAGTCCCAGCAAGCAAAACGGTGAAGTTCCGCTGCCAGGCCAGTGGCAACCCCACCCCCACACTGAAATGGTTTAAGAATGGAAAAGAATTCAAGAGGGATCAGCGGATTGGAGGGTTCAAG GTTCGTGAATACATGTATACTATAATCATGGACTCTGTAGTACCCTCAGACAAGGGGAACTACACCTGCGTGGTGGAGAACCAGTATGGAAGTATTAACCATACTTACCAGCTGGATGTGGTTG AGCGTTCCCCACATAGACCCATCCTACAAGCAGGCCTGCCAGCGAACCGCACAGCAGTGGTGGGCAGTGATGTGGAGTTTGAGTGTAAGGTCTTCAGTGACCCACAGCCTCACATCCAGTGGCTGAAGCACATAGAAGTGAATGGGACCCGCAAGGGTCCCGATGGCCTGCCATACGTCCGTGTCCTGAAG CACTCTGGAGTGAACAGCTCAGACACACAGGTGCTGACACTCTACAATGTGACTGAAGAGGATAGCGGGGAGTATATATGTAAAGTGTCCAATTATATAGGGGAGGCCAATCAGTCGGCCTGGCTCACTGTCATCAGCCACATGGCTCAAG CAGTGCCTCCATCTCCAGTGCCCAGCCAGACCTACCTCGAGGTGCTGATCTACTGCGTGGGTTTCTTTCTCATCTGTGTCATGGTGGTCATCACAGTCATTGCCAAGATGCACAGCTCGTCCAAAAAGAGTGACTTCAACAGCCAGTTGGCCGTACATAAACTGGCCAAGAGGATTCCCCTGCGCAGACAG GTTTCTGTGGATTCCAGCTCTTCTCTCCATTCTGGGGTGATGCTGGTGCGCCCACCACGTCTGTCTTCCAGTGGGTCGCCCATGCTCTCTGGGGTGTCTGAGTATGAGCTTCCGCAAGACCCGCGATGGGAGCTTCCTCGAGAAAG GCTGGTTCTTGGGAAGCCATTGGGCGAAGGCTGTTTTGGTCAGGTGGTGATGGGAGAGGCCATTGGTTTGGACAAAGACAAGCCCAATCGTGTCACAAAAGTGGCTGTAAAGATGCTAAAGT CTGATGCCACCGAGAAGGACCTGTCCGACTTGATTTCAGAGATGGAGATGATGAAGATCATTGGCAAACACAAGAATATCATCAACCTGTTGGGGGCCTGTACACAAGATG GTCCACTCTATGTAATCGTGGAGTTTGCCTCTAAGGGCAACCTGCGGGAGTACTTGAGGGCCCGTCGCCCGCCTGGCATGGAGTACTGCTACAATCCGGACCAGGTGCCTGTAGAGAACATGTCCATCAAAGACCTGGTCTCATGTGCTTATCAGGTGGCGCGGGGCCTGGAGTACCTGGCGTCGAAAAAG TGTATCCATAGAGATCTGGCTGCACGCAATGTTCTTGTAACAGAGGACAATGTTATGAAGATTGCTGACTTTGGTTTGGCCAGAGACATCCACCACATTGATTATTACAAGAAGACCACCAAT GGACGGTTGCCGGTGAAGTGGATGGCCCCCGAGGCTCTGTTTGACCGGATATACACGCACCAGAGTGACGT GTGGTCTTTTGGTGTCCTCCTCTGGGAGATCTTCACCCTCGGTGGCTCTCCTTACCCTGGCGTGCCGGTTGAAGAGCTCTTCAAGCTGCTGAAGGAGGGTCACCGCATGGACAAGCCCTCCACCTGCACCCACGAACT ATATATGATGATGAGGGATTGCTGGCATGCAGTTCCCTCTCAGAGACCTACATTTAAACAGCTGGTTGAGGATTTGGACCGCACCCTGTCTATGACTTCCAACCAG GAGTACCTGGACCTGTCCATGTCTCTAGACCAGTATTCCCCCAGCTACCCTGATACCCGGAGCTCCACCTGCTCATCTGGTGAGGACTCTGTCTTCTCCCATGACGCTGGGGTGGACGAGCCCTGCTTGCCAAAATTCCCTCCTCATCCCAGCAGAGTGATCTTCAAGAAGCGCTGA